The genomic stretch AGCCGCGATGCGAACCGAATTGTCTTTCTACTGAAGTCGGATCTCTGATAACGGAATCCCGCTGTTAAACATCTGTATCGGCGGAATTTCCTCCTTCACTTCTGTTAATCCACATAACCAGTTCCATGTCAATTCACCCCTGCGGCGATCGCGGTAGGATTCCACCTCGGTGACGTAGGGATGTCTTCCGTGATGTTGATAAGGCGGAATCTCATCGGAATCCCGTGCCCAATCCCGTTTGGGTATTGCGGTGCGGAAGTAGGAAAACTTAATCATTCCGCGTCTATCGGCATTGAGTTTTGGACCCGCCTTATGCCAGATGCCGTAGCGTGTCATTGCGACGGTGCCTGCGGGAACGGTGAGAGAGAGTTGTCCGAGGATGTCCCCGTAATGTGCGATCGCTTCCCTATCCACAAGCCGATGGTGGGAGCCGGGCAATATCATCGTCGGTCCATCTTCGATTTTCACCTCTTTCGGATAATAGTAGCACTGGAGATGTGTGATACCGTATCCGTATTCGGTGAGTCCATCGGAATGCCACGTTTGCCCACGGTGGGGTGCTTCAAAGAGATGATGATGTGCGCTCGTCGGCACGAGAAAATTCTCGCCCAACAGTGAACGGACAGCACCGGCGACTTCCGGGTGTAGCAATACATTCCGGCGAAATTCGTCTGTAAGAACGAAATCACTGAGATGCCCACCCTCTATGGTATCACACGTCTTATTGAAATTCGGATCAATGACGCTCTCTAAAGTGATATAGCCGTTGTGGATAAACTGTATGACTTGATAGTCATTTAGCGTAGGTTTAACGTCAATCATCGTGCGCTTCCTTTATACAAGTTTTTCTAAAACGAACTCATACGTCAGATAGGCGTTGTCGACATCCGTAAAGTTGTAGAGTTCAGGGCGCGGGAATTGAACAATTCTCCATCCATCGTTAACCGCATCAAGCACAGATGCATAGGGGGCATCTTGCGAGGGGAGGACTGGTTCATCCGGCGCGGTTGGGTCGTACAGTGCCCACCCACCCAACGGTGAGCGTAAGTTCGTTGATTTAGAATAGAGATAGAGGATGAGTTGTTTCTCAGAATTCAAGGCGGCGGTTACAGCGCGCAGATCCGTTTCGGTCAACTCACCTGCCTTCAGTTTTTCAATAGAATTGTCGAGCCATTCTTTTATCGCTGGTTTCACACGAACTTCTCCCTTCATTACAATTATCATCATTGTAGCATTAAAACAAAAAATATGATATAATAACCCAAGTTGCTACTTACACGATTTTAGAAGTGCAATCCCCGTTTTTCAGTGAAGATTCTTCAGGATTTGAGCAATTTCGTAGCGTAAACTTTCAGTTTGCGCGTGGCTATGCACAATCTAAAAGATTATGCTACAAACTGGCAACTCACGTTATAATAGTTGAAAAATCGATAGCAACAAATGGACCCACTCATTTTTCTTGAAAAGAAAGGTTATATTATGGCTAAGAAAAGCCGAAAAAAAAGGAAAAGACGGTTAAATAAGTCTCCAGCATCCTATAACACCACAGGACTTTCCAAAGCCTCGCAAGGGTACTATATAGAAGCAATTGCAAATTATGACAGAGCGATCCAGCTCAAGCCAGATTACGCCGAAGCATATTATAATCGCGGTATGTCAAATATTGCGTTAGCGGAATATGATGATGCCATTGAAGACTTCGATCAAGTTATTGAGTTAAATCCAGAGAACGCGAATGCCTACCTACAGCGAGGCTATTCAAAAAACATGATCCATGAAGAAGAAGCCGCTATAGAGGACTGTGATACGGCTATCCGACTGAAACCGGACTTCGCAGAAGCCTACAATATTCGAGGCGAGGCACACGGTGATTTAGAGAACTATGCAGCCGCTATTGAAGACCTTGAGGAAGCGATACGTCTCCGACCAAATTACGCCGAGGCATACTATAATCGCGGCTTTGTAAACGGCGACATGGCGGACTATGAAGCCGCTATCGCTGACTTTGAAACGGTGATACGCTTAGATCCTATGAATGACGATGCCTATGACATGCGTGAAGCCGCCATGAGAGCATTACAACACGCAGACGCACCCGTCGTCATAGGTCCACATCCCACAAATCCATTAGCCTCTGGTGATACCCCTGTTGATCTTGAAGAACTTATGCAGCTTGACGAGGAAGAAATAGAAGAATATGAAGCCGCCGTTGAAGCCGCGAATAAGGCGATACGTTCAAACCCCGAAAACACCGAAGCATACTACGATCGTGCTGTCGCGCAAAACAACCTCGCCAACTTTGAGGATGCTCTTAAGGACTGCGACGAAGCGATACGCCAAAAACCAGAATTCGCTGCGGCTTATGGTGTGAGAGGCTTCGCTAAGGATAAACTTGAACAAACCGAAGCTGCTATCGCAGACTATGACGAGGCCATTCGACTGAAACCTGACTATGCTGAGGCATATTTCAATCGAGGCCTCATAAAGGCTCAACTTGAGCAATACAGTGATGCTATTGCTGATTACGATGAAGCCATTCGACTTGAACCGGAGACCGGGATATTCTATTTTACTCGAGGGCTGATAACTGCCACGCTTGCCGGAGAACCTGACAAGGATAACGTTGAAATCTATGAAACTATTATCGCTGATTACGATGAAGCCATTCGATTTGAACCAGACTTCATGCCAGCGCATTTCGGTCGGATTGCAACGAACACTATGCTTGGCAGAAAGGATGCCGCTCAGGCAGCCACTGAAGAGATGCTCCAACTTGAAAATCCTTTGGCAGAGACAGTCAATATGGCAAATGCAGCGGATATATTCGATATGGAAGACATGGAAGATATAGATACAGATCTTATAGAGATTATAAATACCGAAGAAGAAGAGGAATAGTCAATATTCTAATCTCAGAGGAAATGCGTAAGTCCTAAAGAATTATACCAAAAAATGTCTATTTTTGTCATATTTTTTTACAAAGAAAAACGCGATTTATGCTATACTACCGTAAGCTAATCTGCTTAGAAAATTTGAAGCCTCAATCGGGGTTAGAAACCCCTCCTACAAGAGGACTGGGGAAAAAAGGAGGCAAATTGGAACACATATACACCAAAGATATTAAAGGAAAGGATTCATAATGAGACTGGAAGGAAAAGTTGCGATTGTCGCGGGTGCCGCCTGGGGTGGTATTGGGGCGGCGACTGCTTATAGGTTTGCTTGCGAAGGCGCGAAAGTGGTTGTCAACACACGCCGACGCAAGGAAAAACTTGATGAAACTGTTCATCGTATTCAAGAAGCGGGTGGACAGGCAATCGCCGTCATGGGTGACATCGCAGATGAAAAGACGTGGCAGACACTTGTCGAAACTGCCTTGTCAAACTATGGAAAAATAACAACGCTTGTCCATAACGCTGCACATTCCTACACCAAAAAAGCGATTGAATTTACAACCGAAGAATGGAACGAAAGCCTTGGCGTGACACTCGGCGGACCGTGGCTCGGTGCGAAGTATTGCATTCCTGAAATGATTCGTAATGGTGGCGGCACCTTGGTTTTCATCTCCACGGTTAACGCTACGATTACAAACCCAGGGTTTGGGCTTTACGGTGCCGGAAAAGGGGGTTTGAATGCATTGACGCGAAGTATTGCACTTGATTACGGCAGGGAAGGTATCCGCGCGAACGCCATCGCTCCAGGACAGATCGTCGGCGAAAGAGGCGAAGTTTCTCTCGCTGAGGATTCCCTCGAAGAACGAGCCTCTCGCGATTGTTATCCGGTTGGTCGCTACGGAAAACCCGAAGATATTGCGAATGCTGCGCTTTTCTTGGCATCCGATGAGGCGGATTTTGTTACTGGAATCGTCTTGACTGCCGATGGTGGTTTGACGCTTCAGTCTCCAGAGGCACTCGTGCGTCCCTCCTTCCGTCTTCGCTGGAGAGATGATATTCTTGTCCCACAATCCAAAAAGGATGTATAGGGCAAATTTTCGTTCTATAGGAACAGACATCCGTGTCTATTCTATTTTTAGGAGATTAAAAAATGTGTGGACGATTTACACTCGCAAGCGATGCTGAAGCATTGAATCAAATTTTTTTCGATTTTGCGGAACCCATGAATTTGTCCCCGCGCTACAATATCTCACCGACACAAGATGTGGCTGTTATTGCAAATACACCGACTGATACGGAAGAACGTCCAGACCCTGGACAGGTGGAATTCTTTCATTGGGGACTTATTCCGTCTTGGGCGAAAGACCCGAAGATCGGAAATCGGATGATCAATGCCCGTTCGGAGACCCTGTCGGAAAAACCCTCCTTCCGGAATGCCTACAAACGCAGGCGATGTCTTATTTTGGCGGACGGCTACTATGAATGGAAACGGATTCCGGGTGACAGGCTTAAACAACCGGTGTATATCCGTCTCAAATCGCAGAAGCCGTTCGCACTGGCGGGGTTATGGGAGGTATGGCAGGCGGATGGGATGGATGAAACGCTCCGTTCTTGCACTATCATTACATGTCCACCGAACGCATCTTTGGAGAAAATTCACCATAGAATGCCTGTAATTCTGCCGCAAGATGCTTATGCGGCGTGGCTTGCACCGAACCAACAATCGGAAACCGACACACTTCAACAGATCCTTGTCCCGTATCTCGATGAAGAGATGGAGGCGTATCCGGTGTCAAGGTTCGTCAATCGTCCTACGAACGATTCACCGGAATGTATCGCCCCCTTTTCTTAATTTTTCCTTGGGTTCGGTCAGGTGCATTTAGATTTTTAATTTTTCCCTGCGGTTCGGTGAAGTGGGTTTGATAAACGAAGTGCCTCTCCGTAACTCTTCAGAAACACCCAAGCAAAAACACCTCCATTTCATTGCGGACTACAAATACTCTAAAAAGAAGGAAAGGAATTATGTCAAAACCGAGTAAAGATCAGATGCTGTATATGTATCGTAAGATGTTAGAGATTCGTCAATTTGAAGAAGCCGCTGGCACGCTTTACCAGAGTGGTCAACTTCCGGGTTTCTTGCATCTTTACATCGGCGAAGA from Candidatus Poribacteria bacterium encodes the following:
- a CDS encoding SDR family oxidoreductase, translating into MRLEGKVAIVAGAAWGGIGAATAYRFACEGAKVVVNTRRRKEKLDETVHRIQEAGGQAIAVMGDIADEKTWQTLVETALSNYGKITTLVHNAAHSYTKKAIEFTTEEWNESLGVTLGGPWLGAKYCIPEMIRNGGGTLVFISTVNATITNPGFGLYGAGKGGLNALTRSIALDYGREGIRANAIAPGQIVGERGEVSLAEDSLEERASRDCYPVGRYGKPEDIANAALFLASDEADFVTGIVLTADGGLTLQSPEALVRPSFRLRWRDDILVPQSKKDV
- a CDS encoding SOS response-associated peptidase, encoding MCGRFTLASDAEALNQIFFDFAEPMNLSPRYNISPTQDVAVIANTPTDTEERPDPGQVEFFHWGLIPSWAKDPKIGNRMINARSETLSEKPSFRNAYKRRRCLILADGYYEWKRIPGDRLKQPVYIRLKSQKPFALAGLWEVWQADGMDETLRSCTIITCPPNASLEKIHHRMPVILPQDAYAAWLAPNQQSETDTLQQILVPYLDEEMEAYPVSRFVNRPTNDSPECIAPFS
- a CDS encoding phytanoyl-CoA dioxygenase family protein, translating into MIDVKPTLNDYQVIQFIHNGYITLESVIDPNFNKTCDTIEGGHLSDFVLTDEFRRNVLLHPEVAGAVRSLLGENFLVPTSAHHHLFEAPHRGQTWHSDGLTEYGYGITHLQCYYYPKEVKIEDGPTMILPGSHHRLVDREAIAHYGDILGQLSLTVPAGTVAMTRYGIWHKAGPKLNADRRGMIKFSYFRTAIPKRDWARDSDEIPPYQHHGRHPYVTEVESYRDRRRGELTWNWLCGLTEVKEEIPPIQMFNSGIPLSEIRLQ
- a CDS encoding tetratricopeptide repeat protein, with amino-acid sequence MDPLIFLEKKGYIMAKKSRKKRKRRLNKSPASYNTTGLSKASQGYYIEAIANYDRAIQLKPDYAEAYYNRGMSNIALAEYDDAIEDFDQVIELNPENANAYLQRGYSKNMIHEEEAAIEDCDTAIRLKPDFAEAYNIRGEAHGDLENYAAAIEDLEEAIRLRPNYAEAYYNRGFVNGDMADYEAAIADFETVIRLDPMNDDAYDMREAAMRALQHADAPVVIGPHPTNPLASGDTPVDLEELMQLDEEEIEEYEAAVEAANKAIRSNPENTEAYYDRAVAQNNLANFEDALKDCDEAIRQKPEFAAAYGVRGFAKDKLEQTEAAIADYDEAIRLKPDYAEAYFNRGLIKAQLEQYSDAIADYDEAIRLEPETGIFYFTRGLITATLAGEPDKDNVEIYETIIADYDEAIRFEPDFMPAHFGRIATNTMLGRKDAAQAATEEMLQLENPLAETVNMANAADIFDMEDMEDIDTDLIEIINTEEEEE